CTAGTTGGTGAGCTGTTGATCTAGTTTGTCCACTCCTAACCATGCAAATCAATGGTGAGTTGTTGATCTAGTTTCttaaataatagtattataATGGGAACACACATGAATAAACAATGATATATTCTTATACTGTGATATCTGTTATATtacatgattaaaattttatattacacGATTCAATATTTTGTGCTGAAAATTGTTATATTAcatgtataaaattttatccatattattgtcaaataaacaaaaatattcatattgTCTATGATTTCAATTAATTACTAGGTATAAATTGCATAACCTATagtataattttagaaaaaaaaatataattgatgaattgtgattgaatattaatataaaatagttctaattatcataaaaaaattatataagttatgatttgtgattaaataatagttattttattaaaaaaattgaatgtaaaaaaatttagaacaagtcAGGTACTTTCATTTAACAAACTACAAACTACGCACTAGACTCGCTTATGGAGAATGTTTGGTACCtacattatataaaaatgaatatgaaTATGGAAACAGCCTTacaaccaatagagttttaaaagtattttcaaaCATACACTTACTTTTGGGAAGCAAAACAATCACCTCAGGAAAGAAGCGAGAGAAACCAAACTTAGTCAACAAGAGGACATGCTCCATGATTAAAATTGCTGCAAGTCCAGGCTCTATTTTCCAATTTCCCTCCTCATCATATAGCCATGCTAAAATAGCACAGTTGGTGCATATAGACATCAgtataagaaactaaaaaatgaaaaatgttctcAAATTAGAGTTGTATACAAATCAAGTGTATAATTCATGGTGTAGATATCTTCCATATAGGTTTTTATTTGGTGAACATGTTttccaatttataattaatatgaagtggattataaaaaataattgacaagCACCTTCCAAAGtctgtatatataaataaatacctGAAATATGTTAAGCCAGACTCCTACTGTTGCAGCGGCACGAGGAACAGGCCGCCTCAAAATTACTAGCAGCTTCAATGCATCTGTCCTGATCTCCATAAGGTTGTTCTGATCAAGTAAGTTGTCAACgatgtaatattttataaaagccCAAAATGAATTAAAGAGCATTTATAGCAATAGTGAAGGCAAGCAAAAGCAAGTGCAAAAAGGGAGGTAGATAAAAGCATTTATACCACAGCAGCAAAAGCAAATGCAGGTGGGAATGCGCAAGCAAACATCAAAATCATTCCAAACTGCAATGCCAATTCTAAGAAATCTGCAAAATAGGATAGGACAATGTCAGTCTTGGGACGCTTCTCAAACATGATGAGAAATCAAGCCTTTTTAGTTTAGAATGCCACACACATATGTATATCTAAATGCAACTACTTATATTCCATATGttcaagaattaattaaaatcatatacaatttaaaagtataatgaATTTGGAAGTACCATCAAATAGCCATCTTCAAGCTCCTCACCAATGCTAGCAGAGTAAGAGGGGCTTCAGGTATTCTTTCTCTACTCTAGAAGTAAATTGGAACTTTTCTCTTGCTTCTCCTTTCTCATTCTTCTTGTGTCTtgagaaataaaagataaattagcTATTGTATATTGGTAACATGTAACATGGTTAACAAAATAAACCCAACATAGTCCATGTCCAAGGGGATGAAAAGGCTTACCGAACCCTGTACTTTTTATAGCTATACCTGAGATAAGGCAATGGATTTTCCACCAAGTTTTCCAACACCTGGAAAGATGTTTTCTTTTACTCCACTATTTTAAAGGAAAAGCCCCAAACtaaagaaagggagaaaagtAGAAAAGTAACAGGTAAAGGAGAATGGAATAAATTAGCAGTAAATAATACACATTTACATAGCAGTAGGTGACTCAGTGAGaatagataatataaaaaagaggaATCTTTGGAAAAGGATTAGCAAAACCAAGAGTAGCACACCATGAAAGCCAAAAAAGCCAATAATGTCTTCAAATCCACATCTCCTGGAACAAAGATGATCTTTGGTGTGCTTGAATTTGTGTATCCCTAGAGTGGAAGCATATATAGCAATTTCCTCAGGCAACACAAAGATGCCACCAAAAATTGAGCTCAAGCTGCTGGTTCAATGAATTCCAAAGATAAAGTTATTCATGAACCTTATGTGGTAATGACTAATGAACAAACACATAAGTAAAACACATGGATAGTTAAGATTGAAGCAACAAAAGAAATTTGTGATAACGGATGATGActaagttaatttaaaaaaaaatgcaaaactttCATGAAATTTGGGTTTCGGAAAACATTTAGAAATCTCACCTTTTTGCTCAGAACTCATGACCAAATTGATTCCATTTTAACTCCGAAGTCAAACTACTTCTTTAGAAAGTACATTCCATCCCGAAGTTCTAACTTCTCTCCTCAGAAACTAGACCAGACAAAAAGCTTTGTAGTTGCTGGAGTGACTTGTCATATGGGGAATCGACAATGCAAAACATATGCAACAATACAATCATGTAATCAATCTAACTGATTGGTCTATCTGTGTCCAAACATTTATATAGGTGATtaggtgtaaaaaaaattcaggggATACAAGACAAGCCATTCTTACCTTGAGAGTATTGTGAATTCCTTCATTAAATAGATTTCCCAGCCCCCATGTGAATGAAAGCCATCTTGCGACTCTGCAATGATTCCCTGTGTACAAAAAAACAGCGAGTAGTTACTTTCAACTTCACTTCTAAACTACAAACTTCTGcaattttaaacaagaaaattcACAAccatgaaattttatataataacattTGAGGCTTAAGATTCTTTGCCTGACATGTGTCACTTACAAGTTGCCTCCATCGCATATAGATGGCCCCGAAGGAAATTTCATGGCAGACATGGGCACTAAACAAACTAAAGAGCATTGCCAAATTTCCACTGCCCCCAAGTACTTTCAACTCTTTATCAGATATTTGACACAAACCCCATGCGCTGGTTGGTTGGAATTAACATCAACAACGaattttataatgaaatatCATCGCTGATAAGAACAAAGAAGAAAACActatcttttcttttgttgaaaATACATCAACAATACATGTACACGATAAGTCCACGACCACAATCCAAACTctgatttatttattcaatttaattaacaaaataaaacaaaacaaaacacttgTGGAAATATAAGATTGGCTTGTGGAATTTTATAACGTAGAAGGAAAAACCATAGCTTAAGATGTGTGCGCATTTAGAAGAATTGGTTATTAGATATTAGATGATACGAACAATCTTAGAATATGTTTCCACATTTAAAACATACCTAGAAACTAAAAATTCAATAACATATAATGAGTCAGAAATGTAATTAGGAGAAGTTGGCTAGCCTGTAAATCCATCTCTGCTTGCACTATGCTCCATCCCATTATAGGAACCAAGAGCAGCATGAAAGTCAATTATGCATTTAATATCATATTCCCTGCAACATGATAATTAGGCATATTTTTTTGTCAGAAGGAAAAACAAAGTTTCAATTGTGCAATAAACCTTGAAGATAATGCTGCAAAATCAAAAACTATTGTGCCCATGAAAATGCATTATCTAGAGCTTCAAGACTTCCTCCAATAAATGGACTCGGAGGATCAGGATTATAAGCAATCCACCACCCAACTGGTATCCTCACAGTATTTATTCCATGTTTATATAGAAATTTGAAATCCTCTATGGTGATAAAGCTATTTCTATGTCTTTTCAGTTACAACAATGAATAGGGAACACATTTGTATGTATTATTATGTATGTGATGGCATTCATGGATGCAAAAGATTTgcacaaacaaaatatatataagtttcaTGAAAGGAAGTTACAGAAAAATGTATGGAGACTTATTCCTATTCATCAAATGAATGACAAACTAAGTTGAATTCGCGTTCTTTCACACTTGGCTTGCTACAACCATTTTTACTCACAAATTTCATACTCACACAAAATCCACACATTtccctgatttttttttccttttaaaaacaaTCAAGCTAGCAATTAAAATCAGATAAGGTGACAATTGAATTCTTCTTCTCCATCAATTTTCACACAAACACACTGCTTGCCTATCAATTTTCATGCAAACATTCTAAACTAAACCTCAAGGTCTTAAAAAAAAGTCTGTTACTGCAATTTTAGCCAGAATGGCAAGGTTTTTCAAGGTTTATCGGCAATTTTCTGCAATATCAATAAAAGCAATGAAACCGCAACCTAGCAACGACGGAGGAACAAAACAATCCAAAAGTAGTAGAAGAAAACACAATTAACATTCATTTACCTAGCCAACGCAGGTCATTTCCGATCAGGCTAACCTTCTTTGAAAAAAGCCAAATCCAAACCATGCTTCTCTCGTGCCCTTTCATGCATTGTTCCAATCACAAACATGTTTGGTtcccgagaaagtgaaagaagaagaaaagaaaaaaatgagcatGTCACGCCAATGGTGTTATGCATGGAGACCTTAAGCCCGAGAATTTTCTCTTTGCAAATAAGAAGGAGAATTTTGTTCATTGACATTGGACTCTCCGTTTTTTTCAAACCAGGTATTGAGTGAGGGAGTgagtttctttgtttttatttagttttttctttttctgtttagGTCTATAGAAGTTAATCTTTTTATTCAtgtcatggttttaaattgcagtttTGGTGA
The Glycine max cultivar Williams 82 chromosome 16, Glycine_max_v4.0, whole genome shotgun sequence genome window above contains:
- the LOC102669522 gene encoding anoctamin-like protein At1g73020 — its product is MILMFACAFPPAFAFAAVNNLMEIRTDALKLLVILRRPVPRAAATVGVWLNIFQFLILMSICTNCAILAWLYDEEGNWKIEPGLAAILIMEHVLLLTKFGFSRFFPEVIVLLPKSKCMFENTFKTLLVVRLFPYSYSFLYNVGTKHSP